In Apium graveolens cultivar Ventura chromosome 10, ASM990537v1, whole genome shotgun sequence, the following are encoded in one genomic region:
- the LOC141693048 gene encoding uncharacterized protein LOC141693048 isoform X1, protein MLIRSSLSSSTEAAISLKSDNGEKELIRDWTAGGGSLQKSTGCKHTIIGHKRSIQDMEREGNCTCLLNHMSSSSQHSTVGTMSGTSLITFVYKRRRLRDSSSSVLDQASNKEKPSRSFFSEISCEFAKEHENSIAEVETETHRAPAMLPTECNKELLLLKSTPEGCSSQAEELGLIENSQRDELKIVEACHVNDSYSSSQLKTDLCATTSEPKLDYTGDCSSADALVMDGLQVCDQSEMLICDQCEEAFHTSCCNPPVKNIPRTQRFCHSCLKKRSEALKEISREPVKKKSVASRNRNATSKCASSFISRLLDENKPYTSNVRVGPEFQAEIPDYCGPVANSEIVNIGKPLEIHPSVGASSQEGNLRKNIHISICNWLQCRQVMYGLNVAGAVCGKWRRAPLYERQTNTWECSDSILWDPSHADCAVPQELSTKQIQKDLKYINKLKPQLAAMKHKVGRIKGSDRKGKRPAKRVRKAGAL, encoded by the exons ATGTTGATACGGAGCTCCCTTTCTAGTTCCACCGAAGCTGCTATTTCTTTAAAATCTGACAATGGTGAAAAAGAGCTTATACGTGATTGGACCGCTGGTGGAGGTAGTTTGCAGAAAAGTACAGGATGTAAACATACTATCATTGGCCATAAAAGATCCATCCAAGATATGGAGAGAGAAGGAAACTGTACATGCCTTTTAAATCATATGAGTAGTTCATCACAACATTCAACTGTGGGTACAATGTCTGGGACTTCATTAATTACCTTTGTATATAAGCGAAGGAGGCTGCGAGACAGCTCTTCTTCTGTTCTCGACCAAGCATCAAACAAAGAAAAGCCAAGTCGAAGTTTTTTTTCAGAAATTAGTTGTGAATTCGCCAAAGAGCATGAAAACTCTATAGCGGAGGTAGAAACTGAAACTCATAGAGCTCCTGCTATGCTTCCTACAGAGTGCAATAAAGAACTCCTTTTATTGAAGTCAACGCCAGAAGGTTGCTCTTCTCAGGCTGAAGAATTGGGTTTAATAGAAAACTCACAGCGTGATGAGCTCAAAATTGTAGAGGCATGCCATGTGAATGACAGTTATTCTTCATCACAATTAAAGACGGATCTATGTGCAACCACGTCGGAGCCAAAATTGGATTACACTGGCGATTGCTCCTCAGCTGATGCATTGGTTATGGATGGCTTACAAG TTTGCGATCAATCAGAGATGCTAATTTGTGATCAGTGTGAAGAGGCATTCCATACCTCTTGCTGCAACCCGCCTGTAAAAAATATTCCCCGCACTCAGCGGTTTTGTCATTCTTGTTTGAAGAAGCGGTCTGAGGCATTGAAGGAGATTTCCAGAGAACCAGTGAAGAAAAAGAGTGTAGCGAGCAGAAATAGAAATGCAACTTCAAAGTGCGCATCAAGTTTCATATCACGTTTGCTGGATGAAAACAAGCCTTACACCAGCAATGTTCGTGTCGGCCCGGAATTTCAAGCAGAGATTCCTGATTACTGTGGTCCAGTTGCCAA CAGTGAGATCGTCAATATTGGGAAACCGTTGGAAATACATCCTTCAGTAGGTGCGAGCTCTCAG GAGGGAAATTTACGAAAGAATATACATATCTCGATTTGTAATTGGTTGCAATGCCGACAAGTCATGTATGGATTGAATGTTGCTGGCGCTGTATGCGGGAAGTGGCGCAG AGCTCCGCTTTATGAACGTCAAACTAATACCTGGGAGTGTTCTGACTCTATCCTTTGGGATCCAAGCCATGCTGATTGTGCTGTTCCACAG GAACTGAGCACAAAACAAATTCAGAAGGATTTGAAGTACATAAACAAG TTAAAACCGCAACTGGCTGCTATGAAGCATAAAGTTGGTCGGATCAAGGGTTCTGATCGTAAGGGTAAGCGTCCAGCAAAGCGTGTGAGAAAAGCGGGTGCATTATAA
- the LOC141693048 gene encoding uncharacterized protein LOC141693048 isoform X2 — protein sequence MLIRSSLSSSTEAAISLKSDNGEKELIRDWTAGGGSLQKSTGCKHTIIGHKRSIQDMEREGNCTCLLNHMSSSSQHSTVGTMSGTSLITFVYKRRRLRDSSSSVLDQASNKEKPSRSFFSEISCEFAKEHENSIAEVETETHRAPAMLPTECNKELLLLKSTPEGCSSQAEELGLIENSQRDELKIVEACHVNDSYSSSQLKTDLCATTSEPKLDYTGDCSSADALVMDGLQVCDQSEMLICDQCEEAFHTSCCNPPVKNIPRTQRFCHSCLKKRSEALKEISREPVKKKSVASRNRNATSKCASSFISRLLDENKPYTSNVRVGPEFQAEIPDYCGPVANEIVNIGKPLEIHPSVGASSQEGNLRKNIHISICNWLQCRQVMYGLNVAGAVCGKWRRAPLYERQTNTWECSDSILWDPSHADCAVPQELSTKQIQKDLKYINKLKPQLAAMKHKVGRIKGSDRKGKRPAKRVRKAGAL from the exons ATGTTGATACGGAGCTCCCTTTCTAGTTCCACCGAAGCTGCTATTTCTTTAAAATCTGACAATGGTGAAAAAGAGCTTATACGTGATTGGACCGCTGGTGGAGGTAGTTTGCAGAAAAGTACAGGATGTAAACATACTATCATTGGCCATAAAAGATCCATCCAAGATATGGAGAGAGAAGGAAACTGTACATGCCTTTTAAATCATATGAGTAGTTCATCACAACATTCAACTGTGGGTACAATGTCTGGGACTTCATTAATTACCTTTGTATATAAGCGAAGGAGGCTGCGAGACAGCTCTTCTTCTGTTCTCGACCAAGCATCAAACAAAGAAAAGCCAAGTCGAAGTTTTTTTTCAGAAATTAGTTGTGAATTCGCCAAAGAGCATGAAAACTCTATAGCGGAGGTAGAAACTGAAACTCATAGAGCTCCTGCTATGCTTCCTACAGAGTGCAATAAAGAACTCCTTTTATTGAAGTCAACGCCAGAAGGTTGCTCTTCTCAGGCTGAAGAATTGGGTTTAATAGAAAACTCACAGCGTGATGAGCTCAAAATTGTAGAGGCATGCCATGTGAATGACAGTTATTCTTCATCACAATTAAAGACGGATCTATGTGCAACCACGTCGGAGCCAAAATTGGATTACACTGGCGATTGCTCCTCAGCTGATGCATTGGTTATGGATGGCTTACAAG TTTGCGATCAATCAGAGATGCTAATTTGTGATCAGTGTGAAGAGGCATTCCATACCTCTTGCTGCAACCCGCCTGTAAAAAATATTCCCCGCACTCAGCGGTTTTGTCATTCTTGTTTGAAGAAGCGGTCTGAGGCATTGAAGGAGATTTCCAGAGAACCAGTGAAGAAAAAGAGTGTAGCGAGCAGAAATAGAAATGCAACTTCAAAGTGCGCATCAAGTTTCATATCACGTTTGCTGGATGAAAACAAGCCTTACACCAGCAATGTTCGTGTCGGCCCGGAATTTCAAGCAGAGATTCCTGATTACTGTGGTCCAGTTGCCAA TGAGATCGTCAATATTGGGAAACCGTTGGAAATACATCCTTCAGTAGGTGCGAGCTCTCAG GAGGGAAATTTACGAAAGAATATACATATCTCGATTTGTAATTGGTTGCAATGCCGACAAGTCATGTATGGATTGAATGTTGCTGGCGCTGTATGCGGGAAGTGGCGCAG AGCTCCGCTTTATGAACGTCAAACTAATACCTGGGAGTGTTCTGACTCTATCCTTTGGGATCCAAGCCATGCTGATTGTGCTGTTCCACAG GAACTGAGCACAAAACAAATTCAGAAGGATTTGAAGTACATAAACAAG TTAAAACCGCAACTGGCTGCTATGAAGCATAAAGTTGGTCGGATCAAGGGTTCTGATCGTAAGGGTAAGCGTCCAGCAAAGCGTGTGAGAAAAGCGGGTGCATTATAA